Proteins from one Corynebacterium epidermidicanis genomic window:
- the galE gene encoding UDP-glucose 4-epimerase GalE, translating into MKVLVTGGAGYVGSVCTHVLVEQGHEVTVIDDFSTGNRDALAPGATLIEGDVYDLIEDTLAAGKFDAVLHFAARSLVGESVEKPDEYWHHNFVTTLELLDAMRANGVQNLVFSSTAATYGEPAQVPITEDMPTAPTNPYGATKLAIDHAITSYANAYGIGATSLRYFNVAGAYGSVGENREVETHLIPLVLQVAMGHRDKIYIFGDDWPTADGTAVRDYIHIRDLADAHVLAMESNQPGNHRIFNLGSGDGFSVREVIDMCREVTGHPIPAEVAPRRAGDPATLIASSEKAKTELGWQPQRTDLRTIVEDAWAFTSQLGEAAHSAQQG; encoded by the coding sequence ATGAAGGTTTTGGTTACCGGTGGCGCAGGTTATGTTGGCAGCGTGTGTACACACGTGCTGGTGGAACAAGGCCACGAGGTTACAGTCATCGATGATTTTTCCACCGGTAACCGGGACGCACTCGCTCCAGGCGCTACCCTTATCGAAGGCGATGTCTACGATCTCATCGAAGACACGCTTGCCGCTGGAAAATTTGACGCTGTCCTGCATTTTGCAGCGCGTTCCCTGGTGGGAGAATCAGTAGAGAAGCCAGATGAATACTGGCATCACAACTTTGTCACCACTCTCGAGCTGCTCGATGCGATGCGAGCGAACGGGGTTCAGAATTTGGTATTTTCTTCCACAGCTGCAACCTACGGTGAACCCGCACAGGTTCCGATTACTGAGGACATGCCCACCGCACCAACCAACCCATATGGCGCCACGAAACTAGCCATCGACCATGCCATTACCTCATATGCCAACGCTTATGGCATCGGCGCCACCAGCCTTCGTTATTTCAATGTCGCTGGCGCCTACGGCTCAGTGGGGGAAAACCGCGAGGTGGAAACTCACTTGATTCCATTGGTTTTGCAGGTTGCGATGGGGCATCGCGACAAGATCTACATTTTCGGGGACGACTGGCCGACAGCCGACGGAACTGCTGTCCGCGACTATATCCACATCCGAGATCTCGCAGATGCCCATGTGCTTGCGATGGAGTCAAACCAGCCAGGCAACCACCGCATTTTCAACTTGGGTTCAGGTGACGGTTTCTCGGTGCGTGAAGTCATCGACATGTGCCGAGAGGTCACCGGTCACCCGATTCCTGCCGAGGTGGCGCCCCGGCGCGCTGGCGATCCAGCTACACTCATCGCTTCCTCGGAAAAGGCAAAAACGGAACTCGGCTGGCAACCGCAGCGTACCGACTTGCGCACGATTGTGGAAGATGCCTGGGCTTTTACCTCACAGCTCGGTGAGGCAGCCCACTCCGCTCAACAGGGGTAG
- a CDS encoding DUF4192 family protein, with amino-acid sequence MTTTSPDQYIVTPGNLLANIPGILGYYPHESFVLFVFQAHRTTGRLYELGPVLRADIDDPEAIVELCRAAQLHDPSLILGAIISTGTDADTATDVAEETILAFRDLGLDIAAIWLVPELLSGAPYLRVAGESASELGENTTGREFWDAGEVGNILDAASMANYRRTGTLPALNRQETVEFCSGPNPYMTPAEITSATSFAHQHAESMLAALMRCPEEDEYRLAEAILCDWGELLSYVLNSELTVEDIMADADIIAQAAPYFTNHQFRDCILDSTFTSLGQAAFLVAIAVARSTEKTVRANALAVAALAAGPIGMEHYVAPALQVALETVPDHGLANLLSQAHVAGGLYLVAQACVKGSEQARAQLFGLL; translated from the coding sequence ATGACAACAACATCACCTGATCAATACATCGTCACTCCAGGAAATCTTTTAGCAAACATTCCCGGCATCTTGGGCTACTACCCGCACGAATCCTTCGTGCTGTTTGTATTCCAGGCACATCGCACTACAGGGAGACTCTATGAACTAGGCCCGGTGCTTAGGGCCGATATTGACGACCCGGAGGCAATTGTCGAGCTTTGTCGGGCTGCGCAACTTCACGATCCAAGTTTGATCCTCGGGGCGATCATCTCAACCGGGACGGACGCCGATACGGCAACTGATGTGGCAGAGGAAACAATCCTAGCGTTTCGCGATCTGGGCCTGGACATCGCTGCGATTTGGCTGGTTCCAGAACTGCTATCGGGAGCGCCGTATCTACGAGTAGCGGGGGAATCGGCAAGCGAACTCGGGGAGAATACCACCGGTCGGGAGTTTTGGGATGCCGGCGAAGTGGGGAACATCCTGGATGCGGCCTCCATGGCCAATTATCGACGAACGGGTACTTTGCCAGCGTTAAACAGGCAGGAAACCGTCGAGTTTTGCTCGGGTCCGAACCCCTACATGACCCCCGCGGAAATCACATCGGCGACGTCGTTTGCACATCAGCATGCAGAATCAATGCTTGCTGCACTCATGCGCTGTCCGGAGGAGGACGAGTATCGTCTGGCCGAGGCGATCCTCTGTGACTGGGGAGAGCTGCTTTCGTACGTCTTGAACTCGGAACTGACTGTGGAGGACATCATGGCCGATGCAGACATAATCGCCCAGGCGGCTCCCTACTTTACAAACCATCAGTTCCGTGACTGCATTCTTGACTCCACGTTCACGTCGCTAGGGCAAGCCGCATTTCTCGTCGCGATCGCGGTTGCCCGGTCCACTGAAAAGACCGTGCGGGCAAATGCACTAGCCGTAGCGGCCTTGGCGGCGGGCCCGATAGGAATGGAGCACTATGTGGCGCCTGCGTTGCAGGTGGCGCTGGAGACGGTACCCGATCATGGCTTGGCCAACTTGCTTAGCCAAGCCCATGTTGCAGGTGGGCTGTACCTAGTGGCTCAGGCATGCGTGAAAGGCTCTGAACAAGCTCGTGCACAGCTCTTCGGCCTGCTGTAG
- a CDS encoding PAC2 family protein — translation MADHKPSMYELEYPAPEVSTPENSGPTLIIALHGYADAGQAVEAGAKHLRAALDHRTLASFNSDELIDYRSRRPVVTIDHNEVVRSDDLNLGLDVIRDSQGKSFLLLSGPEPDLRWEAFSRSVSELADRFNVDKTVCLYAAPMAVPHTRPLVITAHGSNPETTSNFFKMDTKITIPGSASLQIERMLTKKGRDVSGLTAHVPHYLSASDYPEATWQLLNAAASIAELDLPLRSLQADAERVMGLVQEQVAESQEIQAVVHALESQYDEELARYQQEHPQQLLPGVTDVPSGEELGQEFEKFLAELEQGEDPYHGDNGSGPNAEEDTP, via the coding sequence ATGGCTGATCACAAGCCTTCCATGTACGAGCTGGAATACCCGGCTCCTGAGGTTTCCACGCCCGAAAACAGCGGGCCGACGCTCATTATCGCCCTCCACGGCTACGCTGATGCCGGCCAAGCCGTAGAGGCCGGGGCAAAGCACCTTCGTGCTGCCCTCGACCACCGGACCTTGGCATCGTTTAATAGCGATGAGCTCATCGATTACCGCTCCCGACGCCCGGTGGTGACCATCGACCACAACGAGGTCGTGCGTTCCGACGACCTCAACCTCGGCCTTGATGTCATCCGCGACTCCCAGGGAAAGTCGTTCTTACTGTTGTCGGGCCCAGAACCAGACCTTCGCTGGGAAGCGTTCTCCCGCTCTGTTTCCGAACTCGCGGATAGGTTTAATGTTGACAAAACCGTGTGCCTCTACGCAGCACCGATGGCGGTGCCACACACTCGTCCTTTGGTCATCACCGCACACGGTTCCAACCCAGAAACCACGTCGAATTTCTTCAAGATGGACACTAAAATAACCATCCCAGGTTCCGCATCCTTGCAGATTGAACGGATGCTGACCAAGAAGGGGCGAGACGTCTCCGGCCTAACCGCGCACGTGCCACACTACCTCTCCGCCTCGGACTATCCCGAAGCTACGTGGCAGCTGCTCAACGCGGCCGCGAGTATCGCGGAGCTGGACCTGCCATTGCGTTCCTTGCAAGCCGATGCCGAACGTGTCATGGGGTTGGTTCAAGAACAAGTTGCGGAATCGCAGGAGATCCAAGCTGTTGTGCACGCACTTGAATCCCAGTACGACGAAGAGCTCGCCCGTTACCAGCAGGAACACCCTCAGCAGTTGCTCCCTGGAGTCACTGACGTACCTAGCGGCGAGGAACTAGGCCAAGAGTTTGAAAAATTCCTAGCAGAACTTGAACAAGGCGAAGACCCCTATCACGGTGACAATGGTTCTGGACCGAACGCGGAGGAAGATACCCCTTAG
- a CDS encoding DEAD/DEAH box helicase — translation MNLSAMLPDLSEVPESLFDESIFDSFLAWTQQRGISLYPAQEEAALGILAGDNVILATPTGSGKSMVAIAAHFIAMARRQRSFYTAPIKALVSEKFFALCEIFGPENVGMMTGDATVNGRAPIICATAEVVANIALREGADSDLDQIVMDEFHYYSEPDRGWAWQVPLLELPKAQFLLMSATLGNTSFLEADLTRRTGRTTNVVSGAERPVPLEFSYVYTPIHETIEQLLDAKKAPIYVVHFTQREAIERAQSMTSMTIVTAEEKALIATAIGDFRFTTTFGKTLSSLLRRGIGVHHAGMLPKYRRLVEKLAQTGLLKVICGTDTLGVGINVPIRTVLLTGLTKFDGAKHRLLKSREFHQIAGRAGRAGFDTVGTVVIEAPEHEIENYRLRQKAGTDPAKLKKIKKKTAQLGVVSWTEKTYERLINAEPENLSSQFKVSTSMLLNVIARPGDGFTHMKSLLRDNHDSRTKQNKDIITAIELFRGLLAAGIVEKQAEGTDEAGRTYHLTAELQRDFALNQPLAPFALAALALLDKESETYSLDVLSVFEAILDDPRQILIAQQKVARGEEIAALKAEGVDYTERMAIVEDITWPMPLADLLEQAYDTYSETQPWVKEFALSPKSVVRDMIEHAMTFSDLVATYGVGRSEGVVLRYLTDAWRTLQHSLPAEYSTPELEDIIVWLGELVRQVDSSLVDEWAQMGNEDSPISKDVVERELAFGVEDPTALSANRRALTIMVRNAMFRLVELFAYEKEDELAALTEYLADAPDFGAGMDDYFADYADLDTSMAARGADYFSLETTGRMWQVRQIIKDPEGDNSFAFSGVVDLDATDAAGEVRFASLTLEKN, via the coding sequence GTGAACCTATCCGCGATGTTGCCTGATCTATCCGAAGTACCTGAGTCCCTATTCGACGAATCAATTTTTGATTCTTTTCTCGCTTGGACTCAGCAGCGGGGTATTTCGTTATACCCCGCCCAGGAGGAAGCTGCGTTGGGTATTCTCGCGGGCGACAATGTCATCCTCGCCACTCCAACCGGTTCGGGTAAGTCAATGGTGGCAATCGCCGCGCATTTCATCGCTATGGCACGTAGACAACGCAGTTTTTACACTGCGCCGATCAAAGCTCTTGTGAGCGAAAAGTTTTTCGCGCTGTGCGAGATCTTCGGGCCTGAAAACGTAGGGATGATGACTGGTGATGCCACCGTTAACGGGCGCGCTCCTATCATTTGTGCCACAGCCGAAGTCGTGGCCAACATCGCCTTAAGGGAAGGCGCTGACTCCGACCTAGATCAAATTGTCATGGATGAGTTCCATTATTACTCGGAGCCAGATCGTGGCTGGGCATGGCAGGTCCCCCTCCTCGAACTCCCCAAAGCACAATTTCTACTCATGTCGGCCACTCTCGGAAACACCTCTTTCCTTGAGGCCGACCTCACCCGTCGTACCGGGCGCACCACCAATGTAGTCAGTGGTGCTGAACGCCCTGTTCCGCTGGAGTTTTCCTACGTCTACACTCCGATCCACGAAACGATCGAGCAGCTTTTGGATGCCAAGAAAGCACCCATTTATGTTGTTCATTTCACGCAGCGAGAAGCCATTGAACGCGCCCAATCGATGACGTCCATGACGATCGTTACCGCGGAGGAAAAGGCGCTCATCGCAACTGCTATCGGGGATTTTCGCTTTACCACCACTTTCGGCAAGACCCTGTCGTCGCTACTACGACGAGGTATCGGCGTCCACCATGCCGGCATGCTGCCGAAATACCGCCGCCTCGTCGAAAAGCTTGCCCAGACCGGGTTGCTCAAGGTTATCTGCGGCACGGATACGTTGGGGGTTGGGATTAACGTTCCAATCCGGACCGTGCTCTTGACCGGACTGACGAAGTTCGACGGCGCAAAGCACCGACTGCTGAAATCAAGGGAGTTCCACCAGATCGCAGGACGCGCAGGGCGAGCCGGTTTTGACACGGTCGGAACAGTCGTCATCGAGGCCCCGGAGCACGAAATCGAGAACTATCGTCTTCGTCAAAAAGCCGGCACTGATCCGGCGAAGCTAAAGAAGATCAAGAAAAAGACCGCCCAACTGGGCGTGGTGAGCTGGACAGAAAAGACCTATGAACGCCTGATCAACGCAGAGCCGGAAAACCTTAGCAGCCAATTCAAGGTAAGTACCTCCATGCTGCTCAACGTCATCGCCCGGCCAGGCGATGGCTTCACGCACATGAAATCGCTGCTGCGAGACAACCATGACAGTCGCACCAAACAGAACAAGGACATCATCACCGCGATTGAGCTTTTCCGTGGGCTACTGGCAGCTGGGATCGTCGAGAAGCAGGCGGAAGGCACCGATGAGGCGGGGCGCACCTACCACTTGACGGCCGAGCTGCAGCGAGATTTCGCCCTGAACCAACCACTTGCGCCTTTTGCTTTGGCAGCGTTGGCCTTGCTAGATAAAGAATCGGAGACGTACTCGCTGGACGTATTGTCCGTATTCGAGGCAATTTTGGACGACCCGCGCCAAATCTTGATCGCCCAACAAAAGGTGGCCCGCGGGGAAGAAATCGCTGCTTTGAAGGCAGAAGGTGTGGATTACACCGAGCGCATGGCGATCGTGGAAGACATCACCTGGCCGATGCCCTTGGCAGACCTGCTGGAACAAGCCTACGACACGTACTCCGAAACTCAGCCTTGGGTAAAAGAGTTCGCATTGTCGCCGAAGTCGGTCGTTCGAGACATGATTGAACACGCCATGACGTTTTCGGATTTGGTCGCCACCTACGGTGTCGGTCGTTCAGAAGGCGTGGTTCTGCGGTACCTCACCGACGCGTGGCGCACGCTCCAACACTCCCTGCCAGCCGAATACTCCACCCCCGAGCTCGAAGACATCATCGTCTGGTTGGGTGAATTGGTACGCCAGGTCGATAGTTCTTTGGTGGACGAATGGGCGCAGATGGGCAACGAGGATTCACCAATTTCCAAGGACGTGGTGGAACGCGAACTGGCCTTTGGTGTGGAAGACCCTACTGCCCTGTCTGCCAACCGCCGCGCCCTGACCATCATGGTACGCAACGCCATGTTCCGCCTTGTCGAGCTCTTTGCCTACGAAAAGGAAGATGAACTCGCAGCACTGACCGAATATCTTGCTGACGCACCGGACTTCGGCGCCGGGATGGACGACTACTTCGCTGACTACGCGGACCTCGATACCTCCATGGCAGCCCGTGGCGCCGACTACTTTTCGCTGGAAACTACTGGCCGAATGTGGCAAGTCCGCCAGATTATCAAGGACCCGGAAGGAGACAATTCTTTCGCCTTCAGTGGAGTGGTAGATCTTGACGCGACCGATGCTGCGGGAGAGGTTCGTTTCGCTTCACTAACCTTAGAAAAGAATTAA
- a CDS encoding hydrogen peroxide-inducible genes activator, with protein MASRGYRPTLAQIRTFVTIADTKHFGTAATKLSISQPSLSQALVALETGLGVQLIERSTRRVIVTPVGESLLPFAKATLDAADKFLAHAQGVEGALGGPLTIGMIPTAAPYILPSLLKIFDAEFKELQPRIVEAQTQPLIDRLRDGNIDVALLAIPSGSHSLVEIPLYDEEFVVVVQEDHPFAGRTDLTLESLRDLELLLLDDGHCLRDQIIDLCRMVSVHPTMTRSAIAQASSLATVMQCVAGGLGATLIPLSAIDAETMRPGIATARFAPGVNAYRTIGIAYRTSSSRAEEFNKFGEVVKRAFSLVTGEAAR; from the coding sequence ATGGCAAGCCGAGGCTACCGCCCGACGTTGGCACAGATTCGCACCTTCGTCACCATTGCCGACACCAAGCACTTTGGTACCGCAGCAACGAAGCTCTCCATCTCGCAACCTTCGCTTTCGCAAGCGCTGGTCGCATTAGAGACTGGCCTTGGAGTCCAACTCATTGAGCGTTCGACCCGTCGCGTCATCGTAACCCCCGTCGGTGAATCCTTATTACCATTTGCCAAGGCCACCCTTGACGCTGCCGATAAGTTTCTCGCGCATGCTCAGGGCGTCGAAGGTGCCCTCGGTGGCCCGCTGACTATCGGGATGATTCCTACGGCGGCACCATATATCCTCCCCAGCTTGCTGAAGATTTTCGACGCCGAATTCAAAGAGCTTCAACCCCGCATCGTCGAGGCCCAAACGCAACCTCTCATCGATCGTCTCCGGGACGGCAATATCGACGTTGCTCTGCTCGCGATTCCATCTGGTTCCCACAGCCTGGTAGAAATCCCACTGTACGACGAAGAGTTCGTCGTCGTGGTGCAAGAAGACCATCCTTTTGCTGGTCGCACCGACCTCACCCTCGAGTCGTTGCGCGACCTCGAATTGCTATTGCTTGACGACGGCCATTGCCTCCGGGATCAGATCATCGACCTCTGCCGCATGGTCAGTGTTCACCCCACTATGACACGGTCGGCGATCGCCCAAGCATCCAGTCTCGCCACGGTTATGCAGTGCGTAGCCGGTGGCCTAGGCGCGACTTTGATACCTTTGTCTGCGATCGATGCAGAAACTATGCGCCCCGGAATCGCGACCGCTCGGTTTGCCCCTGGAGTCAATGCATACCGCACGATCGGCATCGCCTACCGCACGTCGTCAAGCCGGGCCGAAGAGTTCAACAAGTTTGGCGAGGTCGTCAAACGCGCGTTCAGCCTCGTCACTGGTGAGGCTGCACGCTAA
- the hrpA gene encoding ATP-dependent RNA helicase HrpA, producing the protein MTTPPEISKQQLYRRLDDLSLSDARRFRRRVAKARAPHALVAISSDMDKAAEKVARIEATVPEINYPSALPVSGRRDDILTAIAGHQVVIIAGETGSGKTTQIPKMCLELGRGRRGLIGHTQPRRLAARTVAERIASELGQDIGESVGYAIRYDDRVSESTAVKLMTDGILLAEMQRDRYLNAYDTIIIDEAHERSLNIDFLLGYLKQLLPKRPDLKVIITSATIDPERFATHFADENGQPAPIIEVSGRTYPVEVRYRSLQFEAAGKLVDQDVNDGVCDAVEELMGEGSGDILCFFAGERDIRDCMEAIATRRWKGVEVVPLFGRLSNEEQHRVFAPHSRRRVVLATNIAETSLTVPGIHYVVDTGLARISRFSNRTKVQRLPIEPISQASANQRSGRCGRVADGIAIRLYSKEDFLSRPEFTDPEILRTNLASVILHMAALGLGDIAEFPFLQAPDLRAIRDGLLLLHELGALRSNKTGDTIELTDVGKQLARIPVDPRLARMLVEAQRNGCLSEVIVVVAALTIQDVRERPLEFQAQADQQHARFKDTTSDFLSYLKLWEYLNELAGSLSGNQFRKRLKAEFLHYMRAREWQDLVRQLTQVAKDLGWNAKESTGDNPDALHQSLLAGLLSHIGLREGDSKEFLGARNAKFMIFPGSALAKKPPQFVMAAELVDTSRLWARDVAAIDPIWVEKLAGDLLKHQFSEPIWSAKRGAAMVHQRSTLFGVPVIADKLVPYHHVDAVAARDMFIRNALIDGQWNTHHKFFHHNRELLENAAHLEEKARKRGIVVDEDTLYAFYDAKLPADATTSRNFDKWWKKQRAQQPTLLDFDPDKLVTDEASEITAVEFPNVWRQGDLEFDLSYQFDPTDPLDGVTLRIPMPLLATVTDQDFDWLVPGLRLELVTELIRSLPKPLRRNIIPAPDFAARALPLLNPYHGALTAQLADVLRSFGASGISAEDFQTAKLPAHLLLTFAAVDKRGKIVDADKSLRALQQRNSSRVKSSVAKVAGKKVLARATTWDDSLGAIEKEVVTTVDGQRVIAYPALVVGPEGLSVQAMPTEQDAENAMLTSVLTLLLREVQVNEKQMVNGLALRQRVAVENYPHGGVSGLVADATAAATRDLLIKYPEKVRNPEQFAQLVSVVKPQVPGAVRQIVVALAPGLVDYLAVRQELAAWTGPAIDDMKAQLEFLLPAHAVSIHGIERLRHLPRYLRAMAVRLENMDRDPDRDADIQEEIAQVTHYLDLRLERLHSSAAKTKPVKDILWMIQELRVSLFAQQLGTAHPVSARRIEKAIDKLGR; encoded by the coding sequence ATGACTACCCCGCCTGAGATTTCCAAACAGCAGCTCTATCGCCGACTCGATGATCTGAGCCTTTCCGACGCGCGCCGGTTCCGACGTCGCGTAGCAAAAGCCCGCGCCCCGCACGCGCTAGTCGCGATCTCAAGCGATATGGACAAAGCTGCAGAAAAAGTGGCCCGGATCGAGGCCACTGTCCCCGAGATTAACTATCCATCTGCTTTGCCAGTTTCTGGACGCCGGGACGATATTTTGACCGCAATCGCGGGGCATCAAGTAGTAATCATCGCCGGGGAGACGGGGTCCGGAAAGACCACCCAGATTCCGAAAATGTGCCTGGAGCTGGGAAGGGGACGGCGAGGACTCATTGGGCATACCCAGCCACGGCGTTTGGCGGCCCGCACGGTAGCGGAGAGAATCGCCAGCGAACTGGGCCAGGATATCGGGGAATCAGTTGGCTACGCGATCCGCTACGACGACAGGGTGTCGGAATCGACCGCCGTCAAACTGATGACAGATGGCATCCTATTGGCGGAGATGCAGCGCGACAGATACCTCAATGCGTATGACACCATCATTATCGACGAAGCCCACGAACGCTCCCTCAATATCGACTTTCTCCTGGGCTATCTCAAGCAACTGCTGCCAAAACGACCTGACCTGAAGGTAATTATTACTTCGGCCACGATTGATCCAGAGCGTTTCGCGACACATTTTGCCGACGAGAACGGGCAACCAGCGCCGATCATTGAAGTTTCGGGGCGCACCTACCCCGTCGAAGTACGGTATCGCTCCCTCCAATTTGAGGCTGCCGGCAAGCTCGTCGATCAAGATGTCAACGATGGCGTCTGCGATGCAGTCGAAGAACTGATGGGCGAAGGATCCGGCGACATCTTGTGCTTCTTTGCAGGTGAGCGAGATATTCGCGACTGCATGGAAGCGATTGCGACACGGAGATGGAAAGGTGTGGAGGTAGTTCCACTCTTTGGCCGATTGTCCAATGAGGAGCAGCATCGGGTGTTCGCGCCGCATTCGCGACGTCGTGTTGTGCTCGCGACAAACATCGCCGAAACCTCCTTGACTGTGCCGGGAATCCACTATGTCGTCGATACGGGCCTGGCTCGAATTTCTCGGTTTTCAAACCGGACGAAGGTGCAGCGCCTGCCCATCGAACCGATCTCGCAGGCAAGCGCCAATCAGCGGTCAGGTCGATGCGGTCGCGTGGCAGACGGTATCGCAATTCGCCTTTATTCAAAGGAAGATTTCCTTTCGCGTCCAGAATTTACCGACCCGGAAATCCTCCGCACCAACCTGGCGAGCGTCATCCTCCATATGGCAGCGCTCGGCCTGGGCGATATCGCTGAGTTTCCGTTTTTGCAAGCGCCGGACCTTCGGGCGATTCGCGACGGTCTCCTCCTACTCCATGAACTAGGCGCACTGCGGAGCAACAAGACCGGTGACACCATCGAGCTCACCGACGTCGGGAAGCAACTTGCCCGGATCCCCGTCGATCCGCGCTTGGCCCGCATGCTCGTCGAAGCACAAAGAAACGGATGCCTAAGTGAAGTCATTGTTGTCGTCGCTGCATTGACAATCCAGGATGTCCGCGAACGCCCCCTCGAATTTCAGGCCCAAGCGGATCAACAGCACGCCCGGTTCAAGGACACCACCAGCGACTTCTTGTCATACCTTAAGCTGTGGGAGTATCTCAATGAACTTGCCGGGTCGTTATCCGGCAATCAGTTCCGCAAGAGGCTCAAGGCTGAGTTTTTGCACTATATGCGTGCCCGGGAATGGCAAGATCTTGTCCGCCAGCTGACCCAAGTTGCAAAAGACCTTGGGTGGAACGCAAAGGAATCCACTGGAGATAATCCTGATGCTCTACACCAGTCGTTGCTGGCTGGGCTCCTGTCTCACATCGGGCTTCGCGAGGGCGATTCCAAGGAGTTCCTCGGCGCTCGAAACGCAAAGTTCATGATTTTCCCGGGGTCAGCGTTAGCGAAGAAGCCCCCTCAATTCGTGATGGCCGCCGAGCTGGTGGACACCTCGCGTCTCTGGGCCCGCGATGTCGCCGCGATCGATCCGATTTGGGTAGAGAAACTGGCGGGAGACCTGTTGAAACACCAGTTTTCCGAACCGATCTGGTCGGCGAAACGCGGCGCCGCGATGGTACACCAACGCTCGACCCTGTTTGGTGTTCCCGTGATCGCCGACAAACTGGTCCCCTATCACCATGTCGATGCCGTGGCCGCCCGAGACATGTTCATCCGAAACGCACTTATCGACGGCCAATGGAACACTCACCACAAGTTCTTCCATCACAATCGTGAGCTTCTCGAAAACGCGGCCCACCTCGAGGAAAAGGCTCGCAAACGAGGGATCGTCGTCGATGAAGACACCTTGTACGCCTTTTACGACGCGAAGTTGCCTGCGGATGCCACTACTTCCCGAAACTTTGATAAGTGGTGGAAGAAACAGCGAGCTCAACAACCCACTTTGTTGGACTTCGACCCCGACAAACTCGTCACGGATGAAGCCAGCGAAATTACCGCGGTTGAATTCCCGAATGTCTGGCGGCAGGGGGACTTGGAATTCGACTTATCCTACCAATTCGATCCCACCGATCCGCTGGATGGAGTTACCTTAAGAATTCCAATGCCCCTGTTGGCCACAGTCACGGATCAGGACTTCGACTGGCTCGTGCCGGGGTTGAGATTAGAATTGGTTACGGAACTGATTCGCAGCCTCCCGAAACCGTTGCGTCGCAATATTATCCCAGCACCCGATTTTGCGGCCAGGGCGCTACCGTTGCTGAACCCGTATCACGGTGCACTCACTGCGCAGCTTGCTGATGTGTTGCGTTCCTTCGGGGCTTCGGGGATTTCAGCAGAGGATTTCCAGACAGCTAAGTTGCCTGCTCACCTACTGCTCACCTTCGCGGCTGTCGACAAGCGTGGCAAGATTGTTGATGCTGACAAGTCATTGCGCGCACTTCAGCAGCGTAATAGTTCGCGCGTGAAATCTTCGGTGGCAAAGGTTGCGGGCAAGAAAGTGCTGGCGCGGGCCACCACTTGGGATGACAGTTTGGGCGCCATTGAAAAAGAGGTGGTGACGACTGTCGATGGTCAGCGGGTGATCGCCTACCCGGCATTGGTCGTAGGGCCCGAGGGACTTAGTGTTCAAGCTATGCCCACGGAGCAGGATGCCGAAAATGCCATGCTGACTTCGGTGCTCACGTTGCTGCTTCGCGAGGTACAGGTCAATGAAAAGCAGATGGTAAATGGGCTTGCGTTGCGGCAGCGTGTCGCAGTAGAGAATTATCCGCATGGTGGTGTTTCTGGCTTAGTGGCAGATGCGACGGCGGCCGCAACGCGAGATCTGCTGATCAAATATCCCGAAAAGGTACGCAATCCGGAACAGTTTGCTCAATTAGTGTCTGTGGTCAAGCCACAAGTTCCGGGGGCGGTACGCCAGATTGTGGTCGCACTCGCGCCTGGTTTGGTCGACTACCTCGCTGTGCGACAAGAACTCGCAGCGTGGACCGGTCCCGCAATCGACGACATGAAGGCCCAATTGGAATTTCTATTACCTGCGCATGCGGTAAGTATTCATGGAATTGAGCGTTTGCGACATCTACCCAGGTATCTACGCGCGATGGCCGTTCGCCTGGAAAATATGGACCGAGATCCTGACCGAGATGCTGATATCCAAGAAGAAATTGCTCAAGTCACCCATTACTTAGATCTTCGATTGGAACGGTTGCATTCTTCGGCTGCTAAGACGAAGCCGGTTAAGGACATTTTGTGGATGATCCAGGAACTGCGGGTGAGTTTGTTTGCCCAGCAACTCGGAACAGCCCATCCGGTGTCGGCACGCAGAATCGAGAAAGCGATCGATAAGCTGGGTCGATAA
- the nrdR gene encoding transcriptional regulator NrdR — MYCPFCHHDSSRVIDSRVIDAGAAIRRRRECTNCEGRFTTVEKAVLLVIKRNGVTEPFSREKVIVGVRRACQGRDVSDDALKRLAQEVEEAVRSHGSSQVQANDIGLAILEPLRELDEVAYLRFASVYKSFESADDFESEIRLMRRRARQSS, encoded by the coding sequence GTGTATTGCCCCTTCTGCCATCATGACTCATCTCGTGTCATCGATTCCCGAGTGATCGACGCAGGTGCCGCAATCCGTCGACGTCGCGAGTGCACCAACTGCGAAGGGCGCTTCACTACTGTGGAGAAGGCAGTTCTTCTTGTGATCAAGAGGAACGGGGTAACTGAACCCTTCAGTCGTGAGAAAGTCATCGTTGGTGTTCGTCGAGCTTGTCAAGGACGAGACGTCAGTGACGACGCGCTGAAGCGACTTGCCCAAGAGGTCGAGGAAGCTGTGCGTAGCCACGGAAGCAGCCAAGTTCAAGCCAATGATATTGGCCTTGCAATTCTGGAGCCTCTCCGCGAGCTGGACGAGGTCGCCTATTTGCGCTTCGCTTCGGTGTACAAGTCTTTCGAGAGCGCAGACGACTTTGAGTCAGAAATCCGCCTCATGCGTCGGCGCGCACGACAAAGCTCGTAG